In a genomic window of Helianthus annuus cultivar XRQ/B chromosome 10, HanXRQr2.0-SUNRISE, whole genome shotgun sequence:
- the LOC110885188 gene encoding putative pumilio homolog 8, chloroplastic — translation MMVERVGIIDNMKDDEELEMLLGEIPHATSLHHHPSYANAHYHHHHMYGMYDDGDSSSSSHIVSRNPCFELPHSSLGKEVDGNLIDGLSRMYINHDQNQGLHCVNRIRSTSFRDSGYLAANPYFSRIPMNYEQSNFDRSVLNYCYQSGIAASKGKVNPNHDSHWFHMAADGSRITRGGFGFGVGVGHGLEGLAREDSLIIQGEDVSRVRKKFIRPSENGQTHLSNGQQYIFAMAKDQHGCRLLQKIFDDGNPQHVQTVFNEIIGHVVELMINPFGNYFMQKLLEVCNEEQRMRILIAVTREPRELVQISLNTHGTRVVQKLIETLKTRQQIKLVISAIEPGFLALIKDLNGNHVIQRCLQCLSNEDNKFIYEAAAKFCVEIATHQHGCCVLQRCINHSTGEYREKLVSEISKNGILLAQDAYGNYAVQYILELQIPSAVSKLTSQFKGNYVHLATQKFSSHVVEKCLAVLDGQFRSTIIRELISATQFEQLLQDPHANYVIQTALRVSEGPLHNSLVNVIESHKAISRNSPYSKRIFSHKLLRR, via the exons ATGATGGTTGAGAGAGTTGGTATTATTGATAACATGAAGGATGATGAAGAGCTTGAAATGTTGTTGGGTGAGATCCCTCATGCAACATCACTTCATCATCATCCATCATATGCTAATGcccattatcatcatcatcatatgtATGGTATGTATGATGATGgtgattcatcatcatcatcacatatTGTTTCAAGAAACCCCTGTTTTGAACTGCCCCATTCATCTTTAGGGAAGGAAGTTGATGGAAATTTGATTGATGGACTTAGTAGAATGTATATAAATCATGATCAAAATCAGGGTTTACATTGCGTTAATCGAATCCGTTCGACTTCATTTAGGGATTCCGGTTATCTTGCAGCTAACCCTTATTTTTCAAGAATCCCCATGAATTACGAGCAATCGAATTTCGATAGGAGTGTGTTGAATTATTGTTATCAATCAGGGATTGCTGCTTCAAAAGGTAAGGTTAACCCGAACCATGACTCTCATTGGTTCCACATGGCGGCTGACGGTTCAAGAATCACTCGTGGGGGGTTCGGGTTCGGGGTCGGGGTCGGGCATGGGCTCGAGGGTTTAGCCAGGGAGGATAGTTTGATCATTCAAGGTGAAGATGTAAGTCGAGTTAGGAAGAAGTTCATTCGACCTAGCGAAAATGGTCAAACTCATTTGAGCAATGGTCAACAGTATATATTTGCAATGGCTAAAGATCAACACGGGTGTCGGCTTCTGCAAAAGATTTTCGATGATGGAAACCCGCAACATGTACAAACTGTGTTTAACGAGATCATAGGGCATGTGGTCGAGCTTATGATCAACCCGTTTGGGAATTACTTTATGCAGAAGCTTTTGGAAGTTTGTAATGAAGAACAGAGAATGCGGATATTGATCGCAGTTACTCGAGAACCGAGGGAACTTGTTCAAATTTCGTTGAATACTCATGG AACTAGGGTGGTACAGAAGCTTATAGAGACTCTGAAGACTAGACAGCAAATTAAGCTTGTTATATCTGCTATCGAACCGGGCTTTCTTGCTCTTATAAAGGATCTCAACGGGAATCATGTTATTCAGCGTTGCTTGCAGTGTCTCAGCAATGAAGATAATAAG TTCATCTATGAAGCTGCTGCAAAATTCTGTGTTGAAATAGCAACCCATCAACACGGATGTTGTGTATTACAAAGATGCATCAATCACTCGACTGGCGAGTACCGTGAAAAATTAGTCTCGGAAATATCAAAAAATGGCATCCTTCTTGCACAAGATGCATACGG AAACTATGCTGTACAGTACATTCTTGAGCTGCAGATTCCATCGGCTGTGTCGAAGCTGACCTCTCAGTTTAAGGGTAACTATGTGCACCTTGCCACCCAAAAGTTTAGTAGCCATGTAGTCGAGAAATGTTTAGCCGTGTTAGATGGTCAATTCAGGTCAACCATCATCCGTGAACTGATCTCGGCTACTCAGTTTGAACAATTGCTTCAAGATCCACATGCAAATTATGTTATACAAACCGCCCTTCGTGTTTCTGAG GGCCCGCTTCATAACTCGTTGGTAAATGTGATTGAATCCCACAAGGCAATCTCACGAAACAGCCCGTACTCGAAGAGGATTTTCTCCCACAAGCTTTTGAGGAGGTGA